GTATTTATGCAAAGAGAATTAAAGGTATTGGTGTGTTTAGTACTACTAATGCACCTTGTGGATATGGTCATATACTTGAATTCTCAAATAATTCTAAAAACAGTTTATACTATATTGAGAAAGAACATAACACTGTTTGGTATAAATTTAAAAATACCGAAGATGCCGAACTGGCTTTTGATATTATTCCATTACAGAAAACTGATGATTATGATTTCATGTTATTTCTTTGTAATGATTCCAATTCATGTGAGGATATCAGAACAAAGAAAATTAAACCTATAAGAACAAATATCTCAAGAAATGATTCTGTTTATTTGGGTAAAACAGGATTGTCATTTTCATCTGACATTGATTATGTTCATTCAGGACCTGGTAAACATTACAGTTCGCCGATAAAAGTAAAACCCGGTGATTGGATTTATTTAGTTGTAGATAATGTTTATGAGAATGGAAAAGGACATAAAATTCAGTTTAGGTATTTCAAACAATATGAAATAAATGGTAAAACCGTTGATCAAATTACAAACAAACCTATTGAAGCTGTTGTACTATGGGAAGATAAAGAAGGTAAAACTCTTGCTAAAGTAAAATCTGATTCTATTACAGGCGAGTATAGTATGCTTGTTCCTGTTGAATATAAATCTACTGATCCACAATATATTCTTTCTTTTGTTAGTAAATCTAATTATTTTTTCTCCGATACATTAATTCATGCGAAAAAACTTATTGAAAAGAAACAACTGTCTTTTATTGGTAAATTATTTAAAATAATTAAAGGAAAAAGTTATAAAATTAACAATATGAATTTCAGTGGTGGTTCTGATCAATTACTTTCAAGTGCAAAACCATCATTAGAAAAACTTTTAAGAATATTAAAATCAAATAATAATCTTAAAATAAGCATAGAGGGACATGTGAACGACCCATTAGGAGATTATCTGAATGACGACCAAAGTTTATCAGAAAGAAGAGCAAAAGCAGTTTTTAACTATCTTGTAAAAAAAGGAATTAACCCAAACAGAATGCAAACTATAGGTTTTGGGAGTAAAAACATGTTACACCCTATTAATCCTACAGAATACGAACAACAGCTAAACAGAAGGGTTGAAATAAGAGTGATTGAAAATTGATTACTATTAATAGTAATAATTATGTTGACTTTGTTTTTTTAACTTCTTATAAATTGTATAACCGAGAATAGCTTCAACAAAACCAATTGCAATTAAAAGAGGCTGCATAAAACTTATTAACCCAATTATTATAATTTGTATAATAATCCAAAGAAATAATAATGTTCCTAAAAAAA
This genomic window from Bacteroidia bacterium contains:
- a CDS encoding OmpA family protein, which codes for MNKYRWAISSIFLLISVLNLFSQSKNQVDISNSNDCIYAKRIKGIGVFSTTNAPCGYGHILEFSNNSKNSLYYIEKEHNTVWYKFKNTEDAELAFDIIPLQKTDDYDFMLFLCNDSNSCEDIRTKKIKPIRTNISRNDSVYLGKTGLSFSSDIDYVHSGPGKHYSSPIKVKPGDWIYLVVDNVYENGKGHKIQFRYFKQYEINGKTVDQITNKPIEAVVLWEDKEGKTLAKVKSDSITGEYSMLVPVEYKSTDPQYILSFVSKSNYFFSDTLIHAKKLIEKKQLSFIGKLFKIIKGKSYKINNMNFSGGSDQLLSSAKPSLEKLLRILKSNNNLKISIEGHVNDPLGDYLNDDQSLSERRAKAVFNYLVKKGINPNRMQTIGFGSKNMLHPINPTEYEQQLNRRVEIRVIEN